A genomic stretch from Desulfohalobium retbaense DSM 5692 includes:
- the pgl gene encoding 6-phosphogluconolactonase, which translates to MSDCTPLVLPERDSATWLCHFPRAADLAPSVAEFLIQRAFEAVEDHGAFVLGISGGSTPLELFSLLAQPQWHPRLPWDKMALFWVDERWVAYGREDSNFGQFRRRFLNQAPHGPAGMYPMPVSGCHPAADTQAYAAVLERFFGPGPLPVFDCLLLGLGHDGHTASLFPHSPLLQEQNHWVVTVPPSVAAVPNLPRLSLSLPVLNKAKNIAFLVSGERKAAITTEVLHSRPDPRLPATLVRPDGELYWFAAGMDFSSDLQESVEQR; encoded by the coding sequence ATGTCCGATTGTACGCCTCTTGTCCTTCCGGAACGGGACAGCGCGACCTGGTTGTGCCATTTCCCCCGCGCCGCTGATTTGGCTCCCAGCGTTGCTGAATTTTTGATCCAGCGCGCTTTTGAGGCCGTCGAGGACCACGGTGCGTTTGTCCTTGGCATTTCTGGAGGAAGCACTCCTTTGGAGCTTTTCTCCCTTTTGGCTCAACCGCAATGGCATCCGCGGTTGCCGTGGGACAAGATGGCGCTCTTTTGGGTCGATGAGCGGTGGGTTGCCTATGGCCGGGAGGACAGCAATTTCGGTCAGTTCAGGCGCCGTTTTCTGAATCAAGCCCCCCACGGTCCGGCCGGCATGTACCCCATGCCAGTCAGCGGCTGTCATCCGGCAGCCGATACCCAGGCCTATGCCGCTGTTTTGGAGCGGTTTTTCGGTCCTGGGCCGCTGCCGGTGTTCGACTGCCTCCTGCTCGGATTGGGCCACGACGGACACACGGCCTCGCTTTTTCCCCATTCCCCGCTTTTGCAGGAACAAAACCATTGGGTCGTGACCGTACCGCCTTCCGTGGCCGCGGTGCCCAATCTGCCGCGCCTGAGTCTGAGCTTGCCGGTTTTGAACAAAGCCAAAAATATCGCCTTCCTTGTCTCTGGAGAGCGCAAGGCCGCGATCACCACCGAAGTTCTGCACTCCAGGCCAGATCCCCGCCTGCCCGCCACCCTAGTCCGCCCTGACGGCGAGTTGTACTGGTTTGCCGCAGGAATGGATTTTTCTTCGGATTTGCAAGAATCTGTCGAGCAGCGCTGA
- a CDS encoding transporter substrate-binding domain-containing protein, which yields MAKQWLAALVVVFVCLGGLSAQAADIELAQKSTLERILKSGELRVGFDPGYMPFEMTDTKGRYVGFDIALAKEMAKSMGVKFVPVNTDFDGIIPALLTKKFDIIISGITVTQERNLQINFSDPYIVVGQTILLRKGLEEEVESYRDLNDGQYTVASRLGTTGEMAAKRYMPKADYKSYEKEADGALEVLNGQVDAFVYDLPFNAIFNAQQGKGKVAFLDEPFTYEPLAFGIRKGDPDFLNWLNNFLRQIKNDGRYDRIYDKWFNSDDWLDTVQ from the coding sequence ATGGCGAAGCAATGGTTGGCAGCACTGGTGGTGGTTTTTGTATGTCTTGGCGGATTGTCTGCCCAGGCAGCGGATATTGAGTTGGCACAAAAATCGACCCTGGAGCGTATTTTGAAGTCCGGCGAACTCCGCGTTGGGTTTGATCCTGGATATATGCCCTTTGAGATGACTGACACCAAGGGGCGTTATGTGGGCTTTGATATCGCTCTGGCCAAAGAGATGGCCAAGTCCATGGGAGTCAAATTCGTCCCGGTCAATACGGATTTTGACGGAATTATTCCCGCCTTGCTGACGAAAAAGTTTGATATCATCATCTCCGGGATCACCGTGACCCAGGAACGCAATCTGCAGATCAATTTTTCCGATCCCTACATTGTCGTGGGACAGACGATTTTGTTGCGCAAGGGTCTGGAAGAGGAAGTGGAGTCCTACCGCGACCTCAATGACGGTCAGTATACTGTTGCCTCACGTCTGGGCACCACCGGGGAAATGGCCGCCAAACGGTATATGCCCAAGGCTGATTACAAATCGTATGAAAAGGAAGCAGACGGGGCCCTGGAAGTGCTCAACGGTCAAGTGGACGCCTTTGTCTACGACCTGCCCTTCAACGCCATTTTCAATGCCCAGCAGGGCAAGGGGAAGGTCGCCTTTCTGGACGAGCCTTTCACGTATGAACCGTTGGCCTTTGGCATCCGCAAAGGTGATCCCGACTTCTTGAACTGGTTGAACAATTTCTTGCGCCAGATCAAAAACGACGGTCGCTACGACCGCATTTACGACAAATGGTTCAACAGCGACGACTGGCTCGATACGGTCCAGTAA
- a CDS encoding amino acid ABC transporter permease (The N-terminal region of this protein, as described by TIGR01726, is a three transmembrane segment that identifies a subfamily of ABC transporter permease subunits, which specificities that include histidine, arginine, glutamine, glutamate, L-cystine (sic), the opines (in Agrobacterium) octopine and nopaline, etc.) has product MALKTGLDSPRSQMNTRFWQIAFVILVLGVLGIVYFASSSVEYTWRWYRVPQYFYFQDDVQVDAEIEGTVETITSTEKEPVVVLEGLSGETERYPVPGGEVLIYEGDYIYPGDTLGTYQEGKPGILLQGLWITLKVSVVAIILGIVLGVLTGLSRISSNPALRWSAITYIEIIRGSPLLVQIFLWYFVIGTLVNSILAQNGLGQISPLWFGIISLAVFTGAYVAEIVRAGIQSVSRGQMEAARSLGMTYTQSMRKVILPQAFKRILPALAGQFISLIKDSSLLGVISVRELTKATREVVTSSLQPFELWITCAVLYLLLTFTLSLVVQYIERKAV; this is encoded by the coding sequence ATGGCCTTGAAGACAGGTTTGGATTCACCCCGCAGTCAAATGAACACCCGTTTTTGGCAAATCGCCTTCGTTATCCTGGTTCTCGGCGTCCTCGGTATCGTTTATTTCGCCTCGAGCTCCGTGGAGTATACGTGGCGTTGGTATCGGGTTCCCCAATATTTTTATTTTCAGGACGACGTCCAGGTCGATGCCGAGATTGAAGGCACCGTCGAGACCATCACCTCGACGGAGAAGGAACCTGTGGTCGTGCTGGAGGGATTGTCCGGGGAGACAGAACGCTATCCGGTGCCTGGTGGTGAGGTCCTGATTTATGAAGGGGACTATATCTATCCGGGGGATACGCTCGGGACCTATCAGGAGGGCAAACCGGGCATTTTGCTCCAGGGGCTCTGGATCACGCTCAAAGTATCGGTGGTCGCCATTATTCTGGGGATTGTCCTCGGGGTCTTGACCGGCCTGTCCCGCATATCCTCCAACCCGGCCCTGCGCTGGTCTGCCATCACCTATATCGAGATCATCCGTGGTTCGCCCCTGCTGGTGCAGATTTTTCTCTGGTATTTTGTGATTGGAACTCTGGTCAATTCGATTTTGGCCCAAAACGGGCTGGGCCAGATTTCGCCGCTGTGGTTCGGGATTATTTCCCTGGCCGTCTTCACCGGCGCGTACGTGGCGGAGATTGTCCGGGCCGGTATCCAGTCGGTCAGCAGGGGGCAGATGGAGGCCGCGCGCTCCCTCGGGATGACCTACACCCAATCCATGCGCAAGGTGATCCTGCCCCAGGCCTTCAAGCGCATCCTGCCGGCACTGGCCGGACAATTCATCAGCCTGATCAAGGATTCGTCGCTGCTCGGGGTCATCTCTGTCCGGGAACTTACGAAAGCGACTCGGGAAGTGGTGACGTCTTCGCTGCAACCCTTTGAACTCTGGATCACCTGTGCGGTGCTCTATTTGCTGCTGACGTTTACCTTGTCGCTTGTCGTGCAGTACATTGAACGCAAGGCGGTGTAG